A genomic segment from Amphiprion ocellaris isolate individual 3 ecotype Okinawa chromosome 17, ASM2253959v1, whole genome shotgun sequence encodes:
- the tmem150c gene encoding transmembrane protein 150C isoform X1 translates to MMWKCSPWALLPPAYSICTAAGLWLVYFVAVYSETVLPLSSQSRMTNESKYPAFISVAGNFPPASCIFSGVMNMAAFVGLIIVVLRYLQLKKTLDNSWLNFGSLLSFSVGCFGMTLIGNFQLFNQMMIHNSGTLMTFGLGCLFCWVQSYLTLRANLRNEGRRTAIARFLLSAVITLCIVIKYSFAAASCLLDAARCQWALVMFFLMFIGTFGIEFRHSSFEIVCTNTPRHPVRQSEMSEESRQQLEQLSEL, encoded by the exons ATGATGTGGAAGTGCAGCCCGTGGGCTCTTCTGCCTCCTGCCTACTCCATCTGCACCGCTGCTGGACTCTGGCTGGT ATACTTTGTGGCTGTTTACAGTGAGACTGTACTACCTCTGAGCTCTCAGTCCAG GATGACCAATGAATCCAAATATCCTGCCTTCATCAG TGTTGCAGGAAACTTCCCACCGGCCAGCTGCATCTTCAGCGGGGTCATGAACATGGCAGCGTTTGTGG GGTTGATCATTGTCGTCCTCAGATACcttcagctgaaaaaaacacttgACAATTCATGGCTGAACTTCGGCAGTCTGCTGAGTTTCTCTGTCGGCTGCTTCGGGATGACACTGATAGGAAACTTCCAG ttattcaaCCAGATGATGATTCACAACTCAGGCACCTTGATGACGTTTGGCCTAGGCTGTCTGTTCTGCTGGGTTCAGTCCTACCTCACACTGAGAGCTAACCTGAGGAACGAGGGGAGGAGGACCGCCATCGCTCGCTTCCTGCTATCTGCAGTCATCACTCTCTGCATCGTAATCAAATACA GCTTCGCTGCAGCTTCCTGTCTTCTGGATGCAGCACGATGCCAGTGGGCACTGGTCATGTTCTTCCTCATGTTCATCGGCACATTCGGCATTGAGTTTCGTCACAGCAGCTTTGAGATCGTGTGCACGAACACGCCAAGGCATCCCGTCAGACAGTCTGAGATGTCTGAAGAGTCCAGGCAGCAGCTGGAGCAGCTGTCAGAGCTTTAG
- the tmem150c gene encoding transmembrane protein 150C isoform X2 has translation MTNESKYPAFISVAGNFPPASCIFSGVMNMAAFVGLIIVVLRYLQLKKTLDNSWLNFGSLLSFSVGCFGMTLIGNFQLFNQMMIHNSGTLMTFGLGCLFCWVQSYLTLRANLRNEGRRTAIARFLLSAVITLCIVIKYSFAAASCLLDAARCQWALVMFFLMFIGTFGIEFRHSSFEIVCTNTPRHPVRQSEMSEESRQQLEQLSEL, from the exons ATGACCAATGAATCCAAATATCCTGCCTTCATCAG TGTTGCAGGAAACTTCCCACCGGCCAGCTGCATCTTCAGCGGGGTCATGAACATGGCAGCGTTTGTGG GGTTGATCATTGTCGTCCTCAGATACcttcagctgaaaaaaacacttgACAATTCATGGCTGAACTTCGGCAGTCTGCTGAGTTTCTCTGTCGGCTGCTTCGGGATGACACTGATAGGAAACTTCCAG ttattcaaCCAGATGATGATTCACAACTCAGGCACCTTGATGACGTTTGGCCTAGGCTGTCTGTTCTGCTGGGTTCAGTCCTACCTCACACTGAGAGCTAACCTGAGGAACGAGGGGAGGAGGACCGCCATCGCTCGCTTCCTGCTATCTGCAGTCATCACTCTCTGCATCGTAATCAAATACA GCTTCGCTGCAGCTTCCTGTCTTCTGGATGCAGCACGATGCCAGTGGGCACTGGTCATGTTCTTCCTCATGTTCATCGGCACATTCGGCATTGAGTTTCGTCACAGCAGCTTTGAGATCGTGTGCACGAACACGCCAAGGCATCCCGTCAGACAGTCTGAGATGTCTGAAGAGTCCAGGCAGCAGCTGGAGCAGCTGTCAGAGCTTTAG